One window of Paenibacillus sp. JQZ6Y-1 genomic DNA carries:
- a CDS encoding ABC transporter ATP-binding protein, whose protein sequence is MSSAASSVQQPLLDIRNLKKYFPVKSGLLGRTVGHVKAVDDISLTIRPGETFGLVGESGSGKSTVGRTAIRLTDKTAGDVHFDGIDLYNVSPQELRRLRPRMQLIFQDPYSSLNPRVRIGDAIGEALLDHGLAPEHEIRERVQDVLASCGLSSYHIDRFPHEFSGGQRQRIGIARALILNPDLIIADEPVSALDVSIQAQIINLFSHLQETRGLTYLFISHDLSVVEHLCTTIGVMYLGSMVEKAPRDELFKHPLHPYTKALLSAVPIPIPRLKRERIVLKGDIPSPVNPPSGCKFHTRCPFAMQRCIEEIPEFREVAPDHQVACHLV, encoded by the coding sequence ATGTCATCAGCCGCATCCTCTGTACAACAGCCACTGCTGGACATTCGCAATCTGAAAAAGTATTTTCCGGTCAAATCCGGTCTGCTTGGTCGTACTGTCGGTCATGTCAAAGCCGTCGATGACATCAGCCTGACGATCCGTCCGGGCGAAACCTTCGGTCTAGTCGGTGAATCCGGCAGCGGCAAATCGACGGTTGGACGTACTGCCATTCGTTTAACTGACAAAACGGCAGGCGATGTACACTTCGACGGGATTGATCTGTATAACGTATCGCCGCAGGAGCTGCGTCGGTTGCGCCCGCGTATGCAGTTGATTTTCCAAGACCCGTATAGCTCACTCAATCCGCGTGTACGCATTGGTGATGCGATTGGGGAGGCGCTGCTGGATCACGGACTCGCGCCAGAGCATGAGATTCGTGAGCGGGTACAGGATGTACTGGCATCCTGCGGATTATCGTCGTATCATATCGACCGATTTCCACACGAATTCTCCGGTGGTCAGCGTCAGCGGATCGGGATTGCACGCGCGTTGATTCTCAACCCTGATCTGATCATCGCGGATGAGCCAGTATCTGCGCTGGATGTGTCCATTCAGGCGCAGATTATCAATCTATTCAGTCATTTGCAGGAAACGCGTGGACTGACCTATCTGTTCATCTCGCATGATCTGAGTGTAGTAGAGCATCTGTGCACAACGATTGGCGTGATGTATCTCGGTTCGATGGTAGAAAAAGCGCCGCGTGACGAGCTGTTCAAGCATCCACTGCATCCGTATACCAAGGCGCTGCTGTCCGCCGTGCCAATTCCGATTCCGCGTTTGAAGCGGGAACGGATTGTACTGAAAGGCGATATTCCAAGCCCGGTGAATCCGCCGTCTGGCTGCAAGTTCCATACACGCTGTCCGTTTGCGATGCAGCGCTGTATAGAGGAGATTCCAGAGTTCCGCGAGGTAGCGCCAGATCATCAGGTGGCGTGTCATTTGGTATAA